tggggcaagcacagcaAGTGCAAGCACAGCTgtggcaagcacagctagtgcaagcacagctgtggcaagcacagctagtgcaagcacagctgtggcaagcacagctagtgcaagcaGAGCTGGGGCAAGCATagctagtgcaagcacagctgGTGCAAGCACAGCTGGTGCAAGCACAGCTGGTGCAAGCACAGCTAGGGCAAGCACAGCTAGTacaagcacagctagtgcaagcacagctagtgcaagcacagctggggcaagcacgGCTAGTGCAAGCACAtctggggcaagcacagctagtgcaagcacagctagtgcaagcacagctagtgcaagcacagctggggcatGCACGgctagtgcaagcacagctggggcaagcacagctagtgcaaaCACATCTagggcaagcacagctagtgcaagcacagctTGGGCAAacacagctggggcaagcacagctagtgcaagcacagctagtgcaagcacagctggggcaagcacagctagtgcaagcacagctagtgcaagcacagctagtgcaagcacagctggggcaagcacagctagtgcaagcacagctagggcaagcacagctagtgcaagcatagctggggcaagcacagctagtgcaagcacagctagggcaagcacagctagtgcaagcacagctggggcaagcacagctagtgcaagcacagctggggcaagcacagctagtgcaagcacagctggggcaagcacagctagtgcaagcacagctggggcaagcacagctggggcaagcacagctagtgcaagcacagctggggcaagcacagctagtgcaagcacagctagtgcaagcacagctggggcaagcacagctagtgcaagcacagctggggcaagcacagctagtgcaagcacagctggggcaagcacagctagtgcaagcacagctggggcaagcacagctagtgcaagcacagctggggcaagcacagctagtgcaagcacagctggggcaagcacagctagtgcaagcacagctggggcaagcacagctagtgcaagcacagctggggcaagcacagctggggcaagcacagctagtgcaagcacagctggggcaagcacagctagtgcaagcacagctggtgcaagcacagctggggcaagcacagctagtgcaagcacagctggggcaagcacagctagtgcaagcacagctggggcaagcacagctagtgcaagcacagctggggcaagcacagctagtgcaagcacagctggggcaagcacagctagtgcaagcacagctggggcaagcacagctagtgcaagcacagctgtggcaagcacagctagtgcaagcaGAGCTGGGGCAAGCGcagctagtgcaagcacagctgGTGCAAGCACAGCTGGTGCAAGCACAGCTAGTacaagcacagctagtgcaagcacagctggggcaagcacggctagtgcaagcacagctggggcaagcacagctagtgcaagcacagctgtggcaagcacagctagtgcaagcaGAGCTGGGGCAAGCGcagctagtgcaagcacagctggtgcaagcacagctggggcaagcacagctggTGCAAGCACTGCTAGGGCAAGCACAGCTAGTacaagcacagctggggcaagcacagctagtgcaagcacagctggggcaagcacggctagtgcaagcacagctggggcatGCACGgctagtgcaagcacagctggggcaagcacagctagtgcaaacacagctagtgcaagcacagctggggcaagcacagctagtgcaagcacagctTGGGCAAacacagctggggcaagcacagctagtgcaagcacagctggggcaagcatagctagtgcaagcacagctagtgcaagcacagctggggcaagcacagctagtgcaagcacagctggggcaagcatagctagtgcaagcacagctagtgcaagcacagctagtgcaagcacagctggggcaagcacagctagtgcaagcacagctggggcaagcacagctagtgcaagcacagctagggcaagcacagctagtgcaagcacagctggggcaagcacagctagtgcaagcacagctggggcaagcacagctagtgcaagcacagctagtgcaagcacagctagtgcaagcacagctggggcaagcacagctagtgcaagcacagctggggcaagcacagctagtgcaagcacagctggggcaagcacaactagtgcaagcacagctagtgcaagcacagctagtgcaagcacagctggggcaagcacagctagtgcaagcacagctggggcaagcacagctagtgcaagcacagctggggcaagcacagctagtgcaagcacagctggggcaagcacagctagtgcaagcacagctggggcaagcacagctagtgcaagcacagctagtgcaagcacaTCTGGGGCATGCACAGCAGGAGCAAGCAAACTTGCATCAGCCTACAAATTTAACTTTACCAGAAGAAATCTATTTACTCAGAGTTCTCAAGAAAATGTTGTAGCCAAGGCATTAAGTGCCACAAAGGTCCACACGTGGACTCCTGCATGTGCCTCACTTTACTTACATATGCGTCCTTAGTGTTCTGTACAGCccggcctcctaatagaacgtcgcattttgacgtatactcctccta
Above is a window of Procambarus clarkii isolate CNS0578487 chromosome 3, FALCON_Pclarkii_2.0, whole genome shotgun sequence DNA encoding:
- the LOC138369001 gene encoding uncharacterized protein in mobD 3'region-like: MGYADQPDGKDCFEKVSVVARYSGCLAQLVQAQLVQAQLLQAQLVQAQLVQAQLVQAQLVQAQLGQAQQVQAQLWQAQLVQAQLWQAQLVQAQLWQAQLLVQAQLGQAQLVQAQLWQAQLVQAELGQAQLVQAQLVQAQLVQAQLVQAQLVQAQLGQARLVQAQLGQAQLVQAQLWQAQLVQAELGQAQLVQAQLVQAQLGQAQLVQALLGQAQLVQAQLGQAQLVQAQLGQARLVQAQLGHARLVQAQLGQAQLVQTQLVQAQLGQAQLVQAQLGQTQLGQAQLVQAQLGQA